The Xanthomonas sontii genomic sequence CGATGGGGGCTGGCCCTGTGGCGCTGTCCAGGCAGATCCGGCTCTTGCCGTCGCGCTTGGCCGCATACAGCGCACGGTCGGCACGCTTGAGCAGATCCGAGACGTCGCCGTCGGGATGCATGCGCGCGACCCCGGCGCTGAACGTGAAGGCCACGCCCTTGGCGCGGGTCTGGCGCACGCGTTCCAGCAACCGCTGCAGCAGGGCATCGGTCTGCGTGTCGCTCATGCCGTCGAGCACGATGCCGAATTCCTCGCCGCCGAGCCGGCCGACCCGGCAGCCGTGCCCGAGCCGGGTCAGTTCGGCGGCCAGGGCCAGCAACACCGCATCGCCGACATCGTGACCATGGCGGTCGTTGACCTGCTTGAAGTCGTCGATGTCCAGCATCGCGAACTGCAGCGTGCCGCGGCGACCGCGCTCGGCCGCCAGCGCATGCAGTTGCGCCATCAGGGCGCGCCGGTTGGCCAGCCCGGTCAACGCATCGGTCTCGGAGATGCGCCGGTAGTCTTCCTTCAGACGGTAGGTGATCAGCATGCTGCGCGCGAAGGTGCGGTTCATGGCCAGGCCGATCAGCGACACCGCGGCGACCAGCAGCCCCAGCAGCATCGGGTCGCTGGCGGCCGCCGGTGGCAGCGACCGACCGGTCAGCATGATCGTCCAGGTGTATGCCAGCGCCAGCAGGTAGTCGCGCGTGAACGGGAACAGCAGATTGATGCCCAGGCACAGGGTGACCGTGGTCGGCAGCCACCAGAATTCGCCATGTACGCCCATCTGCCGCAGCTCGATCTGATACGCCCACGACAGCAGCAGCACGTACAGCGCGCCGCTCAGGCGCCAGTGCCAGAAGCGGCGGACCAGCAGGGTGCAGGCGGCGGTGCCGAGCAGCGCGGCCAGCAGGATCAAATTGACCAGGCCCCATGGTCGCTGCAGATACGGATTGAACAGCAGCGTCGCGACCCAGATCGACAGGGTCAGCGCTTGGATGGCGGTGGTCGACCGCCCCAGCAGGTGGCGGATGTACTCCGGGTACGTCATGTGCTGCCCAACGGCGCGTCCCGGCCGGTTCGTGATGTGCGGACGCCGACGCGCACGCGCTGGATCGATGGCAGCGTATCGGCATGCCGGCGTGGCGGCTTGAGTGGCCGCAGCGTCTGCGGTTCAGCCTGTTCGTGCCGCACGCAGCGGCGGTGAAGCGGGGTGGACGTCTGCGCTGTCTGCGTCGGGCCTGATGCGCGTGCACCACGAGCGAGTGCGCTGCGGGGCGGCGGCATGCGCCGCCCCGCGGGGGCTGTTGGTGCTGCGTGCTACAGCGACGTGGCGGCCGGCAGCGCGGGATCGCGCGCGAACGCCGCGGACGTGCCGGCCGACACCGGCGTGGCGCCGTCCAGGCGAAGGCTGCCGTTGCCCGCCTGCCGGGCGGCAGACAGCGCGCGGTCCGCGCGGGCGAGCAGGTCGGACAGTTCGCCGCCGGCCGGCAACGAGGCCAAGCCGACGCTGCAGGTGAAGCTGGCGCCGTCCACGCGCAGGCCACGGATGCGCTGCTGCAGGCGCTGCACCAGTGCGCTCGCCTTGTCCTGCGACACGCCCTCGAACAGCAGGCCGAACTCCTCGCCGCCGAGGCGGCCGACGCGGCAACGCGGGTCCAGCCGCACCAGTTCCGTCGCCAGCGCCTGCAGTACCGCATCGCCGACGTGGTGGCCGTGCTCGGCGCCGATCCGCTCGAAGTCGTCGATGTCCAGCATGGCCAACTGCACGGCGTGCTGGGTGCCGACCGCTGCCTGCAGGTCGGCCATCAGCGCGCGCCGGTTGGGGATGCCGGTCAGTGCGTCGGTCGCGGCCAGGCGCCGATAGCCTTCCTTCAGTGCGTGGTTGCTGCGCATGGTGGTGACGAAGATGCGGTTCAACGCGAACCCGACCATGGTCACCGCCGCCACCAGGATCTCCAGTAGCGGCAGGTCGGCGGAGGCCGGCACCAGGCTGTCGTGCCAGCCGAGCATGATCGCCCAGGTGCAGGCCAGCGCCAGCAGATAGTCGCGCGCGTGGCAGAACAGCACGCTGTAGCCCAGGCTCAGGGTCACCGCCACCGGCAGCATCCAGGGCAGGCCGGCGCCGCCCATGTGGTGCAACTGCAGCCGGAATGCGGCGTCGAACGCGATCACCGACAGGAAGGCGCTCAGCCGCCATTGCCAGAAGTGCCTGGTCATGCGCATGACCACGCCGCTGCCGAGCATGGCGACGAACGCCAGCGCATAGCGCGCGTCCAGTGGGTGGCTCAGGTAGGGGTTGCACAGCAGCAGCGCCAGCCAGACGCACAGGGTCAGGCCCTGGATCGCCAGGATCGGCGTGTCGAGGGTGCGGCGGACATGAAGGTGGTAGTTCATCTGCTCTCCCAGAGCGCCGCGGCACTCCAGCGTCTGCGGCACGGCCGGTCGGTGGTCCAGCGCGGTCCGTCGGTCGCTGGGGCGTCGTCACCGGTTAGCGGCCGCTGCAGGCAGAGCTTTAATGGATGTGTCGCGGCGTGCGTGTCGCCCGCCTCGGGGGGGGCACCCGCCTGGACGCGACCGGGCCTGCCGGTCACCCCGGTTCTGCCGCCACGCGCGGGGGCCGACCTGTTCAAGGCCGGCCGGGTGGCGTGCGCAGGCGCCGCGGCCGCGCGCGCTTACTCGAAGCGCACGCAGTGGCCGTAGCGTTCGGGCTGGATGTCGATGCCCGAGGCATCGGCCTGGTTGCTCTTGCGCCACAGGTTGGGGCGGAACTCCGGGCCGGTGCAGTTGGCCGCGCTGTCCACGCCGATGGTGTAGGTGTAGGGATTGCCGCGGAAGGTGTTGTTCTCGAAGGTGTTGTCCTGGCTCATGCTGTTGTCCCAGCACAGGATCTGCGGCGTGCGCTGGCGGATCGAGCAGGTCAGGTAGAGCCCCGCACCCTTGTTGTCGATGAACTGGTTGCCCGCGAACAGGTTGCGCCGCGCGTCGGCCAGGTACACGCCCTGGCTGCCGTTGCGCTCCAGGCGGTTGTCGCGGATCTCGCTGTCTTCCAGGTGCTCGGTGGTGATGCCGGCGGCGACGTTGTCGTGGATCACGTTGTCGATCAGCTTGACCTTGGCGGTGCGGTT encodes the following:
- a CDS encoding GGDEF domain-containing protein: MTYPEYIRHLLGRSTTAIQALTLSIWVATLLFNPYLQRPWGLVNLILLAALLGTAACTLLVRRFWHWRLSGALYVLLLSWAYQIELRQMGVHGEFWWLPTTVTLCLGINLLFPFTRDYLLALAYTWTIMLTGRSLPPAAASDPMLLGLLVAAVSLIGLAMNRTFARSMLITYRLKEDYRRISETDALTGLANRRALMAQLHALAAERGRRGTLQFAMLDIDDFKQVNDRHGHDVGDAVLLALAAELTRLGHGCRVGRLGGEEFGIVLDGMSDTQTDALLQRLLERVRQTRAKGVAFTFSAGVARMHPDGDVSDLLKRADRALYAAKRDGKSRICLDSATGPAPIAAMHGALDSAAPTADPA
- a CDS encoding diguanylate cyclase, coding for MNYHLHVRRTLDTPILAIQGLTLCVWLALLLCNPYLSHPLDARYALAFVAMLGSGVVMRMTRHFWQWRLSAFLSVIAFDAAFRLQLHHMGGAGLPWMLPVAVTLSLGYSVLFCHARDYLLALACTWAIMLGWHDSLVPASADLPLLEILVAAVTMVGFALNRIFVTTMRSNHALKEGYRRLAATDALTGIPNRRALMADLQAAVGTQHAVQLAMLDIDDFERIGAEHGHHVGDAVLQALATELVRLDPRCRVGRLGGEEFGLLFEGVSQDKASALVQRLQQRIRGLRVDGASFTCSVGLASLPAGGELSDLLARADRALSAARQAGNGSLRLDGATPVSAGTSAAFARDPALPAATSL